The stretch of DNA GCGGCACAATTGCCCCTAGACTTATACGAATTAATCGTAAAAGTTGTAGAATTTACCCAATTAGAATCTCTTACCAAAACTGGCAAGCTAGCACCGCCAGATTCGCAGTCAGACGAATATCACTCTTTCATGCAACGCATCCGCACGCTGTACGTATGTTTGAAGCAAGACTTGTCTGACTTTTTCCTGCAACGCATCCGCACGCTATTACAAGAAGAAAAAGGCATTGATTATGACTTGGTGAATGCAGTTTTGGGAGAAAACGATCCAGAATATACTGAACGGGCGTTGCAGGATTTATTGGATGCGTTAGAAAGGGCTGTTTTCCTCCAACAAATCCGCGATAACGGCACATTAGATAAGATTTACGAAACAGTTAATCGTTCAACTCGCCTAGCAGGTCAAGGCGATTTAGATAAGATGCAGTTGGAACCTAAAACGCTTGTACGTCCAGAGTTATTCCAAAAGTCATCTGAACAAGCTTTTAATGATGCAATCGTGCAGTTAGTGCCGAAAACTCAGGCATCTAAGGAAAGTAGAAATTATCAGCAATTGGTAGAAAGTTTAGCGGAAATTGCTCCGGCAGTTAGCAACTTTTTTGATGGGTCAGAAAGTGTTTTAGTGATGGATTCTAATCCAGAAATTAAGCAAAATCGGTTAAACTTATTAGGTTTGTTGCGGAATCATGCGCGGGTGTTAGCAGATTTTGGTCAAATTGTCAAAGGTTAAAACCTTGTAGGTGGGATTTTGAATTGCTTTGAGATGTTTATTGTTTGGATCGTATCTCTTGCCGAGGCGGATTTGTTTTTTGCTAAAAGATACTAGCAGATCGAGCAGCGTTTGATATATGATGTCAGGCTGAATATCCGCCCAATTATTGGGTAGCGCTGGCTACGCCTACGCAGAATAACCCAAAAAGAGCTAAAACTAAAACTATCTTAAAAAGTAGAGTAAAGGAGAAAAGTCTATGAGTATAGAGCGGTGGAATGACGATCGGTTAGATGCTCTAGGTGCCAGACTAGAGATTACAGCTAGTATAGCAGATAGTAATGCTCGCGTGATTCAAGCATTAGCAAATGTGGCAGCAGAGGCCAGAGAAGAACGGCAACAATTATTTCAAATGATGGCAGAACAACACAAAATAATTGTGCAACAACAAGAGGAGATTCGTGGTCTTCAAACGGAGAATCGTCGGACTCTTGATATTTTGTTAAATCAACGGAATCAGGGAGATAATCCTTCTGCTTAAGTTAATAATTAGGATTTCAACGGATGTGGGAGTTTGTCCTAATATCCAGGTGGCAAATTCTGTTGGGTATTTTTCCGAGAGATATTTGCAGGCATTGTCATAAGACATTCAAGAAATTTAATTAGTTTTATGTAATTATAGTATTATATTGGAGGCGATCGCGCTTTAGGAAAGGAAGGGCGATCGCTCTTTATGGAAGATAAGGGCGAAGCATTCCGGCAGATAAATTATTGGTAAAACCCATAAATTATTCGCCCGAATGCTTCCCCCCTACGGATATATTTGCACGCATCGGGATGATCCCCTCAATGATCGACTTATTGCTTACAAGTTACTCTCGTCAGGTAACTTTTACAGCTTTCACAAAATACCCAGTCCTCGGTTTTTCGATCCCACTGCATAGTACCGATGGTACTATCACGTTCGTACCGAAAATTCGGTAGCGCTTGAGTAAAACTTTTATACTTGCAAAAAGCATTTGCGCCTTGCTGACGAGCCTCAGCATTTAACCCACTGGCACCTTTTACTACTACATCAACTGGAATATTGTCTCCTACCGTTGGATCTTCAAAAACCTCGGTACTGCTTTGAGAGTTGGCTGGGATGTTAGAAGCAAGAGTAGAAATAGTCAAGCCTAGAACAAAAAAAACACCGAAAATTCGTTTCATACTTGTTGGGTGGAAATCTTTAATGCACACATCATCTACAAAAACTTCATTTTTGGCAGTCGGAAAAAGTAGGAATTTAAACAACCTACCAAAGTAGGAGAAAGTAGGATATAATAAGTTAAACTCCTACACCACCGACCTATGGACGTTCAAGAAGTCTTAAAACTTGCCGACGACCTAGTTTTTGTCAATACGGGAAAACACTTAGATAATCTGCAAGAAATGATACTGCGGGGCACTTTACAAGGTCAGAAATACTCAAAAATAGCAGATGAATCTTACTGCACTGAAGGTCACATCAAAGATATTGCATCAGAATTATGGAAGCTACTTTCAGAAATATCAGGCGAAGAAATCAATAAATCAAATTTTAGATATACATTCGAGCGATTAAACTTTGCAAATATTTGGAATTTTAATGAATTTAATAAAGATATTGTACAAATTGGTAAAATTAACTTCTGTGAAAATACTTCACATTCCCCAAAAGTTCCCAACTCACCACCCGATGAAGAACCTATAAACAAAGGCAACGCTAAACCCAAAATACGCGAATATTTAGGTGAAATGCCTAAATCTGGTAGTTTTTACGATCGCACCCCCCAACTCTCCACCCTCAAACAGTGGATTTTACACGAAAACACCCGCTTAGTCGCCATATTAGGCATAACAGGCATCGGCAAAACCGCGATCGCAGTTCACCTAGTAGAACAAATCAAACATGAATTCGATTACATCTTCTGGCGAAGTCTAAGCACTTCCCCACCCCTAAAAACACTCCAAACAAATATAGTCCAATTCTGTAGGGGCGGTGCCCCCGTGCCCGCCCCAAATTCCGTACCCGCCCCAAATTCCGAAGAAAGGGCGATGCCTACGGCTGGCTACGCCTACGCGGGGGGATTGCCCCTACTAGATTACCTCCGAAAATACCGCTGTCTCCTGATACTAGATGACGTACAAACCCTCAACAGCAGCGGACAACTAGCGGGAAACTATAAACCAGACCATGAAAATTACGGTACATTCTTCAAACAAATAGCAGAACTATATCATAACAGTTGTTTAATATTAATAAGTTCCGATAAACCCAAAGAAATATCTATATTAGAAGGCGGAAATCAACCCGTTCGCTCATTAGAGCTCAGCGGATTAGGTGCAGGGGCAATGGCAATTCTGCGAGAAAAAGGATTAGCTGATGAGGAAAAATGGTTAGAACTAATTGAACCCTACGGAGGCAATCCTTTATGGTTAAAAATAGTGGCAACGATGATTCAAGATGTGTTTAACGGTAGCGTTGCCGAAGCCTTATCCTATCATACCCTATTTTTCGGAGATTTAGAAGCAGTATTACATCAATCTTTTCATCGCTTGTCCGAGTCGGAAAAACAAGTAATGTCTTGGTTAGCCAGTGAAAATGTGCCTGTTTCCCTAGCAAAAATTCCCGATCATCTACAATTATCTCATGGCAAATTGTGCAAAGTAATTCAATCTTTGGGAAGACGCAATTTGATTGAAAAAATTAGGGAAGGAGAACAAAATCTTTTCACTCTTCAACCTGTAATTAAGGAATATGTGAAAACTTACTGGTGTTAACTACCTGAGCTTGGTCTGCCAGGGACTAAAGTCCTTGTCTAATAGCTTAAGTCCTCCTTTGTCGGTCTTTGGCTCTCAGGACACAGGGATAATATCTGCGATCGCTGGCAACTTTTGGGCTAGCTTTACTGTAAGATAAAGATTGGTCAAACCAGGGACGCTGCCATTTAATCTATGCCCAATGCTCACATTATCGGTCTGGGAAGATCGGGAATTGCCGCCGCGCGACTATTAAAACGGGAAGGTTACTCAGTAACGCTGAGCGATCGCGCCTCCTCCCCAATCTTACAACAGCAACAACAGGAACTCGCAACAGAAGGTATTGCAGTTGAGTTGTGCCATTCATTTGCACCAGCAACACCTTTAAAATTAATAGTTGTGAGCCCTGGCGTTCCTTGGGATTTACCAGCATTAATCCGCGCCAGAGAGCTCGGAATTGAGACAATAGGAGAAGTAGAACTCGCGTGGCGACATCTGCAATCTCAGCCTTGGATTGGGATCACCGGCACTAATGGCAAAACCACCACAACCGCCCTGATTGCTGCTATCTTTCAAACAGCGGGTTTTTACGCTCCGGCTTGTGGCAATATTGGCTATGCTGCTTGTGAATTAGCTTTGGGCGAAAAGCCTCCCGATTGGGTAATTGCAGAAATGAGCAGTTATCAAATTGAATCATCGCCGTCAATTGCCCCTAGAATTAGTATTTGGACGACTTTTACTCCCGATCATCTCAGCCGCCACAAAACCTTAGAAAATTATTACAACATTAAAGCCCATTTGCTGAAGCAATCCGAGTTACAAGTGATTAATGGAGATGACCCTTATTTGCGCGAAAAAGGGGTTGAAAGTTGGCCAAAAGCTTGCTGGACAAGTGTTAACGGTAAAGCGGAATTGTTGGGAGATCCGGCGCGGGGTGCGTATATTGAAGATGGATGGGCGATCGCGCTGGGTGAAAAAATTCTGCCCGTTGATTCTTTGCGGATGGTAGGATCTCACAATCAGCAGAATTTATTGATGGCAGTAGCGACAGCGCGTTTAGCAGGAATTGAAAAAGATGCGATCGCCCAAGCAATTACTAATTTCCCCGGAGTGTCCCACCGCCTCGAACACATCCGCACTTGGGCCGGCATAGACTTTATTAATGATAGCAAAGCCACCAACTACGACGCAGCCGAAGTCGGATTAGCCTCCGTTGCGACACCCGCGATCCTAATTGCAGGCGGTGAAGCCAAAGAAGGCGACGATATCGCCTGGATCGAAACCATTCAAGCCAAAGCCGCCGCCGTCTTACTAATTGGTAACGCTGCTGACACCTTCGCCAAGCGTTTACAACAAGCTAATTACAACAACTGGGAAATAGTAGAAACAATGGAACGAGCCGTTTCCCGGAGTTCGGAACTTGCTAAAGAGCATAACGCGAAAGTTGTCCTGCTGTCACCAGCCTGTGCTAGTTTCGATCAATACCAGAATTTTGAGCAGCGAGGAGATGATTTCCGGCAGTTATGCCTAGAGTCGCTACCTTAGAAGCAGGGAGGAAAGGAATTTGTAAATTTTTTCCTTTCCAGCGTTAAAAAATATCAAATTTGACAGAAAAAATTTCATAAGGCAGTAATATTCAAGTTATTCAAGATCGAGAGCATCTAATTTTAGTGGTCAAATCAAATTTGGCTGGATAGTTGTTATTGCTATCCTAGCTGTTTGATTCTATTCCTTTCTTCCCTGAGCATCGTAGCCTCGCTGATTCTAAGCTGCTACGCATCTAATTTGACAGTCAGTTTTTATGAGCTTCTTGTGGGATGGGCATCCTGCCCGTCTTTGTATTCGATTTAGATGCGTAATAGCTTATTCCCTTCTTCCCCTAACCCCTAGCCCCTAGCCCCTAGTCCCTTCTTCCCCTAGCCCCTAGTCCCTAGTTATAATTAGGTGTGAGTAGCAACAATGTCAAAATTTTTCGGGAAAAGTTTCTGGTTTTTCCTAGCTGTTATTAGCAATGCTTTGCTAGTAGAAAACATAGCTATTGCTACAGAAAAAACGGCTGCTGTTAATCAAATTCCTGATACTACAGATGCCATTGCAATTACCAACGAACTAAAGCAATTTGACTCGGAAATTGATGATATTACCAACACATCAAACGCAGTTGCCCCCATCGTCATTGCCAACGAAGTAAAGCAATCGCAACCCACTGCAATTGAGCCAGAGCAAAATCATCCTACTCAGATAGAATTTGTATCTAAATCGCAAGATACCAACTCCATGAGTCAGGTGACATCAGTATCTCAACTATCCGACGTACAGCCCACAGATTGGGCATTTCAAGCCCTACAATCCCTCGTAGAACGATATGGCTGTATAGCGGGATATCCCGATGGCACATTTCGCGGCAACCGAGCATTAACTCGCTACGAATTTGCCGCAGGATTAAACGCTTGCTTAGACCAAATTACCAGATTAATAGGTGGAGCTACAGCTAACTTTGTCACCAAAGAAGACTTAGCAGTATTGCAACGATTGCAAGAAGAATTTGCCGCCGAATTAGCTACTCTGCGAGGTCGAGTAGATAGCTTAGAAGCGCGGGCAACGGAACTCGAAGCCAATCAATTCTCAACCACAACCAAGCTAAATGGAGAAACCATTTGGGGAATCACCGATACCTTCGGAGATGGCACTGCTGATGATGATAATACTAATACAAACTTTGGCTACCGGGTGCGCTTGAATTTCGACACTAGCTTTACTGGCGAAGACAGATTGAGAACCAGGTTGCAAGCGAGAAATATGGCGAGGTTGGATCGCACAACTGGAACCCCAATGACTCGCACGAACTTTGACGGCGATGACGGTTCCCAAATCATTCTCGATAAATTAAGCTATCTCTTTCCCCTTGGTAATAACACTACTGTTGAAATTGGGGCAAAAGGACTTACTTCTGACGATGTGGGCCCGATTATTAATCCCTATTTAGCGGGTTCCGCTGACGGTGCTGTTTCTCGATTTGGGGCCTTCAATCCTGCTATTTACAACACCCCTGGAGAAACAGGAATTGCGATTAATCATCGATTAGGAAATAAGCTGAATTTAACTTTGAGCTATCTCGCTAATACTGCCGCCGATCCTACTGAAGGTAACGGACTTTTTAATGGTAGCTACGGCGCTTTAGCTCAATTGACCTATTCACCAACTCCTCAGATCGATCTGGCATTAAGTTATGTCCGAAGTTACTCCCGCCGCAATGATGTTAACTTGTCTATCGGCACCGGCAGCAATAATGCTAATGAGCCTTTTGGCCAAGAAGCTACCAGAGGAAATCACTACGGTTTTGAGGTAAGTTGGCAACTTTCCCCTCGATTTGCCCTTGCAAGTTGGGTAGGATATGTAGATGCTAAACAGTTGTCTGGGGGAGATGCAAGTGCGGGGATTTGGAACGGTGCGATCGCTTTTGCTTTCCCGGATTTGTTGAAAGAAGGCAACCTTGGTGGCATCATTGTTGGTATACCGCCAAAGGTGACTGAGAATGATATTAAGAGTAATAGAGATGATGCTACTTCTCTCCATGTAGAAGCTCTATATCGCATCCAAGTGAATGACTTTATCAGCGTTACCCCTGGCTTTTATGTGATTACCAATACAGATCACGACAGCGACAATGATACAACATGGGTAGGAGTTCTGCGAACTAGCTTTACTTTCTAAACATTTAAGTAGGGTGCATTAATTTATGTACCCTACAAGTAAATTTATGGGATAATTATCTATTGGGAAGAGGACTTACTATAATTGTTGATAGCGCCGCCGTCCTAGCCATATCTTGACTGCCGGGACGGTGGCGCATTAAACTAAGCCACAGAAGTGTTTACCTAGTTTGCTGGGATTGTTAAGGGGAATGCTGAAGATGAAACGGTGGAAAAAATTAAAATCCTTGATGGTGGTTGCGATCGCCGTCGCTTTCTCCTTGATTGCGATCGCGAGTTATTCTCAAACCGCCAACAAGACTTTAACAATGGCGACTTCCCCTGATTACCCGCCCTATGAATTTAAAGATACCGCTGTTAGTGGTAATGAAATTATCGGTTTTGACGTAGATATCGCCAAATATATTACGAAAGAATTAGGCTATCAATTCCAAATCATCGGTATGGATTTTAACGGCTTAATTCCTGCTTTGCAAGCAGGGCGAGCCGATTTTGTAATGGCAGGGATGACTCCCACACCTGAACGAAAAAAAAATGTTGATTTTTCCGATCTTTATTACGAAGCTCAAAATACAATTGTCGCTAATAAAGGAAGCAAACTAACCAAACCTGAAGATTTAGCAGGTAAGAAAGTAGGCGTACAACTGGGAAGTATTCAGCAGGAAGCTGTCAAAAAGATGGCGGGAGTGGAGGTAGTTTCCCTAAATAAAATTGCTGATATCATTCAAGAAGTTAAATCCAATCGATTGACTGCCGGGATAATTGAAGATACTGTCGCTAAGGGTTATGCAGAATCAAATCCCGACTTGGAATTTAATGTAATTCCTAATACTGAAGAAAGCGGTTCTGCGATCGCCTTTCCCAAAGGTTCGAGATTAGTTCCAGAGTTTAATCGCGTCCTCCAGCAAATGAAAGACAATGGTAAACTTAAGGAACTAGCTACTCAGTGGTTTTCTCGACCAATAGCTCAAGAACCGACTACAGATCAGCCAGCCGCTACCCCAAAGTTCGGTCTAGATTTTGGCAAAATATTGCCAAATCTGCCTTTTATCTTAGGCGGAATCTGGGTCACATTAACATTTACCCTGCTGTCAGCATTTTTGGGATTTATTTGGGGAATTGTCCTGTCTCTCTTTAAGATTTCTACCATTAAACCGCTTTCCTTATTTGCCAATGGCTACACTTCAATTTTCCGGGGAACGCCCCTAATTTTGCAGTTAACTTTAGTTTACTTTGCAACGCCACAGCTTACGGGGTATAATATATCAGCGCTGCAAGCTGGTGTGATTACTTTTTTCCTCAATTCTGGGGCTTATATCTCCGAAACAATTCGCGCTGGAATTCAAGCTGTAGATAAAGGGCAAAAGGAAGCAGCAGAATCCCTTGGTGTTCCCTACAAACTAATGATGGGGGATATTATTTTACCGCAGGCTTTAAAAAATATTTTGCCTGCCTTGGTAAATGAAAGTATTGCTTTGTTGAAAGACTCAGCTTTAGTTTCAGTAATTGGCGTAGAAGATTTGCTACGTCGCGCTACAATTGTCGGAGCAGAGAAGTATATTTACTTTGAACCTTTGATATTTGTGGGAATAATTTACTACTTAATGGTGCTTAGTTTAACTTGGGGGGCAAATGTACTCGAACGCAGACTCCAAAGTAGCAGTTAAGGTTGACAGACTCTATAAATCCTTTGGGAATCTCAAGGTTTTGCGCGAGATTAGCACTGAGATTAATCAAGGAGAAGTGATTGCTATTATCGGCCCTTCCGGGTGCGGTAAGTCTACTTTTTTACGCTGTTTAAATTTACTGGAAATTCCTACTTCTGGAAATATCTACATTGACGGAGTTGATATTACTTCGGCGAATGTAGATATTCTGAAAATTCGCCAGAAAGTAGGGATGGTATTTCAACATTTTCATTTATTCCCGCACATGACGGTACTGCAAAATGTGATTTATGCGCCTATAAAGGTGAAGCAGGTTGCTAAGGATGAGGCGCATCAAAAGGGATTAGAATTACTTGAAAAAGTAGGTTTGTCAGATAAGGCGGAGGTTTACCCTTCTAAGCTGTCGGGAGGACAAAAACAGCGGGTGGCGATCGCGCGATCCTTGGCAATGGAACCGGAAATTTTGTTAATGGACGAACCGACTTCTGCACTCGATCCAGAAATGGTTAAAGAAGTGTTAGATGTGATGAAAGCTTTAGCGCAGACGGGAATTACAATGGCAATTGTCACTCACGAGATGGGATTTGCGCGGGAAGTAGCTCACCGGATATTATTTCTGGATGGCGGAAAAGTAGCTGAGGATGAACCGCCGAGGGAGTTTTTCAGTAACCCGAAGTGCGATCGCGCCAAGCAATTTTTGGAAAAAATGCTTTAATATTAAATCGGGTTAGTTATCCCCTTTATTTGTCGGCGATTGAAATCGCTACTACACAAACTAAGTCCGCCTACGCGGACTATAAGAAAAAGGGATAATAAACCCAGAGTTGATATTAGCTATTCAACCAATATGTCTTCCAAATTGCCTGAATTCTCGCTTGCTGTTCTAGTACGAGTTCCCTATAAACCTGCATTATTTCTTCATGGGTGAAGTCAATAATTAAGGCAGCTAATTGACCCGCCGTTTCCGCTTCTAGCATTAATAATTTCAGTTTTTCCATTTCTTCTCGATTCGTCGTCATTACTACGTTATATCATGTCTGGTTAAATACTTGTCATCCAAAACGCAAGCGAATTGCTTCGCTTCCCGCCACGCTTCGCTCGCGGCTTCGGCTTCTCGCTTTTGACAGAGCGCAAGTAATTTGCCGGACATGATATTATTATATCAATTTATAGCCTCAGCTTTATGTGGATTAGCCGTACAAATCTCTTTAACTCTTGCATTAAGAGTGTTGAGTTGGTGATTGTCCATTCTATCTAACTGTTGCGCCGATATTCTCACTTCCCCGCTGCATAGCTCAGATCGCAGTTCCTCATCAATCTCAAGTATCTCTCGATCGGAGGTTAACAGTCTTTGGAGCAAAATTTCAATTTCTCTGTCTAATTTACGTCTACCTTCCTCAAAAAAGTCTTGAGAATTCGATCTAAATAAACCGCTATTCACCCGCTGAATTTGACTATTAGTCAAAGGGTTAGCCAAGGCAGGAATTACAGAGAATGCTGCCAAAAATAATGTAATTCCCAGACTAGAAATTATCTGTTTTTGAAGGATTTTCATAAATATCTGGATGAGTTTCAGTTATAGTTTCCCTTTTCTCTGACTCATCGGCTAATCGATCTGCTGCTTCCATTTTATCTTGCCATTCAGAAAGCTGTTCAAAGAGGTGTTGGCTGATTTCAAATTTAACTTTATCTTTCTCTTTCTCTGACATATTTTCTCCTAAATATAGCTAGGGTAAAGAAGGGGCTAGGGGTTAGGGAAGAAGGAAGAAGGGAATAGAATTAAGGGTGGAAGGAAGCTTATAGCAATTCTAAGTTAATCTGACTCAATTAGCTATGGTGAAGTATTAAATAATTGCAAAATTATGCCGATTAAAGAACCTCCAATGAGAGTAAAATTAGCAAAGGAAGTAATTCCAAAACCGAGCATACGTTTTTCCGCAGCTTGATAGTAACCCCAAGCAAATAAAATGCGCCCAACTAACCAAAATGCACCAATTCCAGAAGCCCAAATTGGACTGATAAACTCGGAAAATAGCCACAGTGACGGCAAAAAGATGACAAGTTGCTCTAAAGTATTCTGCTGAACGCGCACCACGCGCTCAAAGTCAGGAGTCCCTGTCATCTGGGGGGGAGATATTTTATACTTAGCTCTAGCTCTCCCGACGTTGATGATGAAAACTAAGTAGACGAGTAAAGCTGAGGCAGTTACTAAACTAGGCCAAGGCGACACGGGCATTCTCCCAAGAATATATCCATATATTATAACAATTATCAGACTGGCACAGAGATCCCGCTAACTTGGTTCCTGACTCTGATTTTGTGGCGATCGCGATTTTTGAGCCGATCTCGCCAATATTCCCTGATTCAGTTTGTATAGAGATATGCAGGCGATAGCAGGTAGCCGGGAACAGGATCGCAAGGGTGAGCGTCAGCAGCACAGGTCAATAACTAACCATCTCACGCGATCGCTAAAATTTTCAGCGTTAAGGCGTGCATCTTGAGTTAATATTGCTAAGTCATAACTAAATTATTGCTGCTTCTGGAGCTTGTGCAAATATGCAATCGACAGTGAATGCCGAATCGAGTGCGGTTCATTTCAACCAACGGGCAGAAATCTATTTATCCCAAGGGAAAGTAGAGGAAGCGATCGCTGCTTGCGAACAAGCCCTGAAGGTAAAACCCGATTTTGCACAGGCTCTAAAAACTTTGGGCAATGCCCTCCAAGCTCAAGGTCGCGTTGAGGAGGCAAGGCACTGGTATGCTAAGGCAATTCAAATTCAGCCAAATTTTGCTGAAGCTTATGCGAACTTGGGCAGTATTTACGCCGCTGAGCAAAAATGGTCGGAGGCCATCACTCATTATCAAAAAGCGATCGCGCTGAAGCCAAATTTCGCGGGAGTATACCGGAATTTGGCTAAAGTATTAGCCCAAATGGGCAAGGATGCCCAAGCTCAAGATTGTTGGTATCAGGCATTCACTCTGGAACCGGAAAAGGCAACGGCAGAGGAACACCTGAATCTGGGTAATAGCCTGTTGCAGCAGCAGAAGCTACAGGAGGCAGTTAATTGTTACAGCCGTGCCATTAAATTAAATCCTAATTTG from Kamptonema formosum PCC 6407 encodes:
- a CDS encoding MAPEG family protein yields the protein MPVSPWPSLVTASALLVYLVFIINVGRARAKYKISPPQMTGTPDFERVVRVQQNTLEQLVIFLPSLWLFSEFISPIWASGIGAFWLVGRILFAWGYYQAAEKRMLGFGITSFANFTLIGGSLIGIILQLFNTSP
- a CDS encoding NB-ARC domain-containing protein: MDVQEVLKLADDLVFVNTGKHLDNLQEMILRGTLQGQKYSKIADESYCTEGHIKDIASELWKLLSEISGEEINKSNFRYTFERLNFANIWNFNEFNKDIVQIGKINFCENTSHSPKVPNSPPDEEPINKGNAKPKIREYLGEMPKSGSFYDRTPQLSTLKQWILHENTRLVAILGITGIGKTAIAVHLVEQIKHEFDYIFWRSLSTSPPLKTLQTNIVQFCRGGAPVPAPNSVPAPNSEERAMPTAGYAYAGGLPLLDYLRKYRCLLILDDVQTLNSSGQLAGNYKPDHENYGTFFKQIAELYHNSCLILISSDKPKEISILEGGNQPVRSLELSGLGAGAMAILREKGLADEEKWLELIEPYGGNPLWLKIVATMIQDVFNGSVAEALSYHTLFFGDLEAVLHQSFHRLSESEKQVMSWLASENVPVSLAKIPDHLQLSHGKLCKVIQSLGRRNLIEKIREGEQNLFTLQPVIKEYVKTYWC
- a CDS encoding ABC transporter substrate-binding protein/permease codes for the protein MKRWKKLKSLMVVAIAVAFSLIAIASYSQTANKTLTMATSPDYPPYEFKDTAVSGNEIIGFDVDIAKYITKELGYQFQIIGMDFNGLIPALQAGRADFVMAGMTPTPERKKNVDFSDLYYEAQNTIVANKGSKLTKPEDLAGKKVGVQLGSIQQEAVKKMAGVEVVSLNKIADIIQEVKSNRLTAGIIEDTVAKGYAESNPDLEFNVIPNTEESGSAIAFPKGSRLVPEFNRVLQQMKDNGKLKELATQWFSRPIAQEPTTDQPAATPKFGLDFGKILPNLPFILGGIWVTLTFTLLSAFLGFIWGIVLSLFKISTIKPLSLFANGYTSIFRGTPLILQLTLVYFATPQLTGYNISALQAGVITFFLNSGAYISETIRAGIQAVDKGQKEAAESLGVPYKLMMGDIILPQALKNILPALVNESIALLKDSALVSVIGVEDLLRRATIVGAEKYIYFEPLIFVGIIYYLMVLSLTWGANVLERRLQSSS
- a CDS encoding iron uptake porin, which codes for MSKFFGKSFWFFLAVISNALLVENIAIATEKTAAVNQIPDTTDAIAITNELKQFDSEIDDITNTSNAVAPIVIANEVKQSQPTAIEPEQNHPTQIEFVSKSQDTNSMSQVTSVSQLSDVQPTDWAFQALQSLVERYGCIAGYPDGTFRGNRALTRYEFAAGLNACLDQITRLIGGATANFVTKEDLAVLQRLQEEFAAELATLRGRVDSLEARATELEANQFSTTTKLNGETIWGITDTFGDGTADDDNTNTNFGYRVRLNFDTSFTGEDRLRTRLQARNMARLDRTTGTPMTRTNFDGDDGSQIILDKLSYLFPLGNNTTVEIGAKGLTSDDVGPIINPYLAGSADGAVSRFGAFNPAIYNTPGETGIAINHRLGNKLNLTLSYLANTAADPTEGNGLFNGSYGALAQLTYSPTPQIDLALSYVRSYSRRNDVNLSIGTGSNNANEPFGQEATRGNHYGFEVSWQLSPRFALASWVGYVDAKQLSGGDASAGIWNGAIAFAFPDLLKEGNLGGIIVGIPPKVTENDIKSNRDDATSLHVEALYRIQVNDFISVTPGFYVITNTDHDSDNDTTWVGVLRTSFTF
- a CDS encoding amino acid ABC transporter ATP-binding protein, translated to MYSNADSKVAVKVDRLYKSFGNLKVLREISTEINQGEVIAIIGPSGCGKSTFLRCLNLLEIPTSGNIYIDGVDITSANVDILKIRQKVGMVFQHFHLFPHMTVLQNVIYAPIKVKQVAKDEAHQKGLELLEKVGLSDKAEVYPSKLSGGQKQRVAIARSLAMEPEILLMDEPTSALDPEMVKEVLDVMKALAQTGITMAIVTHEMGFAREVAHRILFLDGGKVAEDEPPREFFSNPKCDRAKQFLEKML
- the murD gene encoding UDP-N-acetylmuramoyl-L-alanine--D-glutamate ligase — its product is MPNAHIIGLGRSGIAAARLLKREGYSVTLSDRASSPILQQQQQELATEGIAVELCHSFAPATPLKLIVVSPGVPWDLPALIRARELGIETIGEVELAWRHLQSQPWIGITGTNGKTTTTALIAAIFQTAGFYAPACGNIGYAACELALGEKPPDWVIAEMSSYQIESSPSIAPRISIWTTFTPDHLSRHKTLENYYNIKAHLLKQSELQVINGDDPYLREKGVESWPKACWTSVNGKAELLGDPARGAYIEDGWAIALGEKILPVDSLRMVGSHNQQNLLMAVATARLAGIEKDAIAQAITNFPGVSHRLEHIRTWAGIDFINDSKATNYDAAEVGLASVATPAILIAGGEAKEGDDIAWIETIQAKAAAVLLIGNAADTFAKRLQQANYNNWEIVETMERAVSRSSELAKEHNAKVVLLSPACASFDQYQNFEQRGDDFRQLCLESLP